The proteins below come from a single Triticum aestivum cultivar Chinese Spring chromosome 5D, IWGSC CS RefSeq v2.1, whole genome shotgun sequence genomic window:
- the LOC123120247 gene encoding uncharacterized protein — protein sequence MGSAATIVLPISVPWKGKRDDKLKESEAYANFSFLLPIPLPPTPPNFRFADLISRLLISACRRGSCCGGATRDDLPRPGLRRGAPGAEAGARAALHRAAAGPHRREHHRGHSGRNWSDPRISRLTDQCQTTSFRSQMLYNQHLRLFLKIGATLETGKGCSLVADMSARVGSIDIGLEGWHSYRASKTAPNQLTKTASVELGKRDNIACILLHPGTVDTDLSRPFQ from the exons ATGGGCTCTGCCGCGACCATCGTGTTGCCCATCTCCGTGCCTTGG AAAGGAAAAAGGGATGACAAATTGAAGGAAAGTGAGGCATACGCAAACTTCTCCTTCCTCCTTCCTATCCCCCTTCCCCCCACTCCTCCGAATTTCCGATTCGCTGATCTCATCTCCCGCCTCTTGATTTCTGCCTGCAGGAGAGGCAGCTGCTGCGGAGGAGCGACCAGGGACGACTTGCCGCGCCCCGGACTCCGCCGTGGAGCTCCAGGAGCTGAGGCGGGAGCGCGCGCGGCGCTTCACCGTGCTGCCGCTGGACCTCACCGACGAGAGCATCATAGAG GCCACAGCGGCCGCAATTGGAGTGACCCACGGATCTCTCGACTTACTGATCAATGCCAGACAACATCCTTTCGATCCCAAATGTTATACAACCAG CACCTGCGTCTATTTCTGAAGATTGGAGCAACCTTGGAAACAGGGAAGGGTTGCTCGTTGGTTGCAGATATGAGCGCTAGGGTTGGCTCGATAGACATTGGTTTGGAAGGCTGGCATTCGTACAGAGCTTCTAAAACTGCACCGAATCAAT TGACAAAGACTGCATCAGTCGAGTTGGGCAAGAGGGACAACATCGCCTGCATTTTGCTACATCCAGGAACAGTTGACACCGACCTCTCACGGCCATTCCAATGA
- the LOC123124331 gene encoding cysteine-rich receptor-like protein kinase 26 → MASPPWVRLVLLLLAAVPACHGRPLFDDDVNKIMTTQPLPPSVISCSTAGNYSDGSQYHVNLDRLLSAIPMAAAKDGGFFNSKFGMEGEEVFGLFMCYAGDTDSQCQDCLTRAPAGVMKLCPHSRTVRAVYNACTLRYSDESFFSVADLIDIADLSDAPNMEMERSSYRTQYGGGGDSYAAWYQGVVPLVGYVVDTAGMSRMRSELIRRLMGKAGQAAERIASGTQRFTDTQWVWAVAQCTRDLPASECTRCLSYYTDQLPRLFPNNSGGAIKGYSCYLGYAILADKPSTVRLNRYRYSENYERDMAAQKLEREKAMADEESRHRKKRRKIAIIVSLIAIAVALVICLIGLLIRFMWYRWRGWVAAGRVAMRSYMEKPPKEAAYFHGKSIRQDELEQGAGPRRFRYDELAAATNGFSGRNKLGEGGFGSVYRGFLHDMNLHIAVKKVSKSSRQGWKEFVSEVRIISRLRHRNLVPLVGWFYGGDDDGLLLVYELMPNGSLDAHLYNPEQLLPWAVRYEVALGVGSALMYLHQDTEQRVVHRDVKPSNIMLDASFNAKLGDFGLARLVCDGRSSFTTGAAGTLGYMDPKCVFVGTASVESDVYSFGVVLVEMACGRTPAVADGGAVVHLLQWVWESYGRGAILEAADARLDGKFDEKEMERVMVVGLWCGHPDPGLRPSIRQAVSVLRLEAPLPSLPAEMPVPTYMMQPAADESIGSSVVSGGDASTTRSARGKVE, encoded by the coding sequence ATGGCTTCACCTCCATGGGTTCGCCTTGTGCTGCTACTCCTAGCCGCCGTCCCCGCATGCCATGGCCGCCCACTTTTTGATGACGACGTCAACAAAATCATGACCACCCAGCCCCTGCCGCCATCCGTGATCTCCTGCTCAACTGCTGGCAACTACAGTGATGGAAGCCAGTACCACGTGAATCTCGATCGGCTCTTGTCGGCCATCCCCATGGCCGCCGCCAAGGATGGCGGCTTCTTCAACAGCAAATTCGGCATGGAGGGCGAAGAGGTCTTCGGCCTCTTCATGTGCTATGCCGGCGACACCGACTCTCAGTGCCAGGACTGCCTCACCCGTGCACCTGCGGGTGTCATGAAGCTGTGCCCGCACAGCCGGACTGTTCGCGCTGTCTACAACGCCTGCACCCTTCGGTACTCTGATGAGTCCTTCTTCTCCGTCGCCGACCTCATAGACATAGCCGATCTCTCCGATGCTCCAAACATGGAAATGGAACGATCCTCTTACCGTACTCAGTACGGCGGAGGCGGAGACAGTTATGCAGCTTGGTACCAGGGAGTCGTACCACTCGTAGGCTACGTTGTGGACACGGCCGGCATGAGCCGCATGAGGTCCGAGCTTATTCGCCGGCTCATGGGGAAGGCGGGCCAAGCGGCTGAGAGGATCGCCTCAGGCACACAACGGTTCACTGACACACAATGGGTGTGGGCGGTGGCGCAGTGTACGAGGGACTTGCCGGCAAGCGAATGCACACGCTGTCTCTCCTACTATACTGATCAGCTGCCGCGGTTGTTCCCGAACAACAGTGGCGGCGCCATCAAGGGGTACAGCTGCTACTTGGGGTACGCCATCCTTGCGGACAAGCCGTCTACTGTGCGGCTTAACAGGTACCGGTACAGCGAGAACTATGAGAGGGACATGGCGGCCCAGAAGTTGGAGCGCGAGAAGGCGATGGCGGATGAGGAGTCGAGGCACAGAAAAAAGCGACGGAAGATAGCTATCATTGTCAGCCTTATTGCCATCGCCGTGGCGCTCGTGATCTGCCTGATCGGCCTGTTGATTCGGTTCATGTGGTACCGGTGGCGAGGCTGGGTGGCAGCAGGCAGGGTTGCCATGAGATCATACATGGAAAAACCGCCGAAAGAGGCGGCCTACTTCCATGGCAAAAGCATACGCCAAGATGAGCTCGAGCAAGGGGCTGGGCCAAGACGATTCAGGTACGACGAGCTCGCGGCTGCCACCAACGGCTTCTCTGGCAGGAACAAGCTGGGAGAAGGAGGCTTTGGATCTGTTTACCGGGGGTTCCTCCACGACATGAACCTTCACATCGCCGTGAAGAAAGTGTCCAAGAGCTCTCGTCAGGGCTGGAAGGAGTTTGTATCCGAGGTGAGGATCATTAGCCGGCTCCGGCACCGGAACCTCGTGCCGCTTGTTGGATGGTTCTAtggcggcgatgatgatggccTTCTGCTCGTGTATGAGCTGATGCCCAATGGCAGCCTTGACGCACACCTGTACAACCCGGAACAGCTGCTGCCATGGGCAGTCAGGTACGAGGTTGCGCTCGGGGTCGGCTCCGCGCTGATGTACCTGCACCAGGATACGGAGCAGCGCGTCGTGCACAGGGACGTCAAGCCGAGCAACATCATGCTGGACGCGTCCTTCAATGCCAAGCTCGGTGACTTTGGGCTCGCAAGGCTAGTTTGCGATGGTCGGAGCTCATTCACGACGGGTGCAGCCGGGACTCTCGGGTACATGGATCCGAAGTGTGTGTTCGTGGGTACGGCCAGTGTGGAGTCCGATGTGTACAGCTTCGGTGTCGTCCTAGTCGAGATGGCTTGTGGTCGGACCCCGGCGGTGGCCGATGGCGGAGCAGTCGTCCACCTGTTGCAGTGGGTATGGGAGTCCTACGGCAGAGGGGCCATCCTGGAGGCAGCTGACGCCCGGCTGGACGGCAAGTTCGACGAGAAAGAGATGGAGCGTGTCATGGTGGTCGGGCTCTGGTGCGGGCACCCAGACCCCGGCCTGAGACCGTCCATCAGGCAGGCTGTCAGCGTGCTGCGTTTGGAGGCGCCGCTGCCGAGCCTCCCAGCGGAGATGCCGGTCCCAACATACATGATGCAGCCAGCGGCTGATGAATCTATTGGTTCTTCGGTGGTCAGTGGCGGGGATGCCAGCACAACTCGTTCGGCTCGAGGCAAAGTCGAGTAG